A region of SAR324 cluster bacterium DNA encodes the following proteins:
- a CDS encoding glutamine amidotransferase yields EVTTHWEDISDLQRNYPNLQVREGVRWIEQGKLFTAAGISAGIDLSLELVSKFAGEKLAERTAQQMEYAWGRPGT; encoded by the coding sequence TGGAAGTGACGACTCACTGGGAAGATATTTCAGATTTACAGAGGAATTATCCGAATCTACAGGTTCGAGAGGGTGTTCGCTGGATTGAACAAGGAAAGCTGTTCACTGCGGCAGGGATCTCCGCTGGGATAGATCTGAGCTTGGAGTTAGTCTCCAAATTCGCTGGAGAGAAGTTAGCAGAGCGAACTGCCCAGCAGATGGAATATGCTTGGGGTCGGCCTGGAACTTAA